In Hymenobacter volaticus, the genomic window ATTGAAAAACTCCTTGTCGAAGCTCGTCATGCGCAAGACGTTGTCGCCGGCAAAGGTCACGTCGTGGGCATCGTCGAATTCGGTGTGAAACACATACACGCCGGTTTCGGGGCTTGTACGTAGCCCGTCCAGCGCACACTGAAGCCTTGGGCAGGCACGCCCGGCACGGGTGGCTTCTGCTGCCAAGCTACCTGCACAACGGGCTCTATCCTAGTCAGAACACCCGTGCCTTTATCAGGTCCCGCAAAGTAAGTGGCCCGCAGCCCTACGCCCGGAGCCGAGGCAACCACCGCCGAGGCCGCTGCGGCTTCCTTCACGTTGGCGGGCGGCTTGATGCGCATGGGAACCGGCTTGGGAGCAGGCGCGCCCGGTACTATACCGATAGAACCTGACGACTTCGTTGGGGCTGGTGCTGCCGTTGGGTTAGTAGCCAGTATTGGCTTCACGGCGGCGGGCAACGAAGTGTAGAGGTAGCGAGAGGGAATAGCGTCTAACTCATCTATAAGTGGAGGAGACTCTAGCTCAGCTGCCTTGGTGGGTAATTGCCACGCCAGTACCACCCGACTGTCCCACCTAACTTGGTAGTATTCCACCCGTAGCGAATAATAGCGGCCCGCCGTGAGTTTCTTGCGGGCTGTGTACCGCGT contains:
- a CDS encoding PA14 domain-containing protein → MKMLALFRGLCLIYLLLLLRLAAAQPPVPVGTGLRGQYYDGRNFEKLALTRTDKTIDFNWTIGPDGNHFVSPGPGVPGEYFSVRWTGYVYAPVTGVYTFHMATDDGMRVWIGGRKVLDSWVDQRVTRYTARKKLTAGRYYSLRVEYYQVRWDSRVVLAWQLPTKAAELESPPLIDELDAIPSRYLYTSLPAAVKPILATNPTAAPAPTKSSGSIGIVPGAPAPKPVPMRIKPPANVKEAAAASAVVASAPGVGLRATYFAGPDKGTGVLTRIEPVVQVAWQQKPPVPGVPAQGFSVRWTGYVQAPKPACMCFTPNSTMPTT